The following coding sequences are from one Bacillota bacterium window:
- the ruvB gene encoding Holliday junction branch migration DNA helicase RuvB: protein MTRVRLVSAEEQREEETFQRSLRPSVLAEFTGQKQVVANLAIAVEAARKRKEALDHVLLYGPPGLGKTTLAHIIANEMKSNIISTSGPAVERPGDLMGILTNLEDGDVLFIDEIHRLPKVVEEFIYSAMEDFQIDFVVDKGAFAKTIKVPLKHFTLVGATTRAGLLSAPLRERFGIFHHLDFYPPEELAEILFRSASILKVSVEDEARAEIARRSRGTPRIANRLLKRVRDYAQVKAEGIITGDVVAASLAMEGIDDAGLDNLDRKYLKAIIEFYGGGPVGIEALAATLNEEQDTLVDMVEPFLLKIGFVVRTASGRRATEHAFRHLGVAPKVQKGLPALF from the coding sequence ATGACCCGAGTGAGGTTAGTCAGCGCAGAGGAACAGCGGGAGGAAGAGACCTTCCAGCGAAGCCTTCGCCCGTCGGTGCTCGCAGAGTTCACGGGGCAGAAACAGGTGGTGGCGAACCTCGCCATAGCCGTGGAGGCGGCGAGGAAGCGTAAGGAGGCCTTGGACCACGTTCTCCTCTACGGTCCTCCCGGCCTCGGCAAGACCACTCTCGCGCACATAATCGCGAACGAGATGAAGTCGAACATAATATCCACGTCGGGGCCAGCCGTGGAGCGACCCGGTGACCTCATGGGTATCCTCACGAACCTCGAGGACGGAGACGTGCTCTTCATCGATGAAATCCACAGGCTGCCGAAGGTCGTCGAGGAGTTCATTTACTCCGCCATGGAAGACTTCCAGATAGACTTCGTCGTAGACAAGGGGGCCTTTGCGAAGACCATCAAGGTTCCTCTCAAACATTTCACGCTCGTAGGCGCGACCACGCGGGCCGGGCTTCTCTCAGCGCCTCTCCGCGAGCGGTTCGGCATATTCCACCACCTGGACTTCTATCCCCCGGAGGAACTTGCCGAGATCCTCTTCAGGTCCGCGTCCATACTGAAGGTTTCCGTGGAGGACGAGGCGAGGGCGGAGATAGCGCGTCGGTCGCGCGGCACTCCCAGGATCGCGAACAGGCTCCTCAAGAGAGTGCGCGATTACGCCCAGGTCAAGGCGGAAGGGATCATCACAGGAGACGTGGTTGCGGCATCCTTGGCGATGGAGGGCATAGACGACGCGGGGCTCGATAACCTCGACAGAAAATACCTCAAGGCCATCATAGAGTTCTACGGAGGCGGCCCGGTCGGCATCGAGGCCCTCGCCGCCACGCTCAACGAGGAGCAGGACACCCTCGTCGACATGGTGGAGCCGTTTCTTCTGAAGATAGGGTTCGTGGTCCGCACGGCGAGCGGGCGGCGCGCCACGGAGCACGCCTTCCGGCATCTGGGCGTCGCGCCCAAGGTGCAGAAGGGTCTACCGGCCTTGTTCTGA